In Rubrobacter naiadicus, one DNA window encodes the following:
- a CDS encoding D-alanine--D-alanine ligase family protein, with translation MARLVVLRGGRSMERDVSLATGRRVAHALQRLGHEVHELDLEERLTETLVELSPDAAFVCLHGIGGEDGTVQALLEALGIPYTGSGPHASVRCSDKDYAKRLLISAGLPTPPFRTFTRRAMREMGAAAALEPAASGLGYPLAVKPCREGSGLGLSRVEGAEALPDAVYEAFGYDTKILLERWVEGTEIAVPILEPPGEPPRALGLVEIRPPEGAYYDFQAKYTPGATDFAIPAEIPPEDAARVEETALTAYRTLGCSSFARVDLVLEGETPWVLDVKTIPGFTETSTLPLAAEAAGLDFDELVATILETALEQEVAAKL, from the coding sequence GTGGCGCGCCTCGTCGTCCTGCGCGGGGGGCGCTCGATGGAGCGCGACGTCTCTTTGGCCACCGGCAGGCGGGTGGCCCACGCCCTGCAGAGGCTGGGCCACGAGGTGCACGAGCTGGACCTCGAAGAGCGCCTGACCGAGACGCTCGTGGAGCTCTCGCCGGACGCGGCCTTCGTGTGCCTGCACGGCATCGGCGGGGAGGACGGCACGGTACAGGCGCTGCTCGAGGCGCTCGGCATCCCCTACACAGGCAGCGGACCGCACGCGAGCGTCCGCTGCTCGGACAAGGACTACGCCAAACGGCTGCTGATCTCTGCCGGGCTCCCGACGCCGCCCTTCCGTACCTTCACCCGAAGGGCGATGCGCGAGATGGGCGCGGCGGCGGCGCTGGAACCCGCGGCCTCCGGCCTCGGCTACCCGCTCGCGGTCAAGCCCTGCAGGGAGGGCTCGGGGCTGGGCCTCAGCCGGGTCGAGGGTGCGGAGGCACTCCCGGATGCCGTCTACGAGGCGTTCGGCTACGACACCAAGATCCTGCTCGAACGCTGGGTGGAGGGGACGGAGATAGCGGTGCCGATCCTCGAGCCTCCGGGCGAGCCGCCTCGGGCACTCGGGCTCGTAGAGATCCGACCGCCCGAGGGCGCCTACTACGACTTCCAGGCGAAGTACACCCCCGGCGCGACCGACTTCGCGATACCCGCCGAGATCCCGCCGGAGGACGCGGCGCGGGTGGAGGAGACGGCGCTCACGGCCTACCGGACGCTGGGCTGCTCGTCCTTCGCGCGGGTGGACCTGGTCCTCGAGGGTGAAACCCCGTGGGTGCTCGACGTGAAGACGATCCCGGGCTTCACCGAGACCTCGACGCTGCCGCTCGCGGCGGAGGCCGCCGGGCTGGACTTCGACGAGCTGGTCGCGACGATCCTGGAGACGGCGCTCGAGCAGGAGGTTGCGGCGAAGCTGTAG
- a CDS encoding PLP-dependent aminotransferase family protein, which translates to MPLVDLDRFDFLYARRVKGMKSSAVRDLMDGSSRPGIISLAGGFPDTRAFGEEALREIFSSISRDSALALQYGPTGGIESTKDVIVEVMAEEGIPARQENVFVTTGAQQALDLVGKAFLDEGDMILCEGPTYVGALNAFASYGPQVVHVPMDRSGMIVSKAREILEDARRRGIRPKFIYTVPNFHNPAGVTMSEARRRELLELARKFDLVIVEDNPYGMLRFEGDPLPSLAAIEQEEDGEVGRVIYLGTFSKIFAPGVRLGWVHAQPGIIHKINVGKQGADLCSSNLSQMIISTYFREGDWKGYVRRQIEIYRERLRTMLDSLAEYMPKEVHWTHPRGGLFVWVTLPSYLDASAMLPRAVAGGVAYVPGEGFYADGSGRNCMRLNFSFVEPERIRRGIELLSGVIRDRMELRSALERGARGSSREKSADRSRQAAGREEG; encoded by the coding sequence GTGCCGCTCGTAGACCTCGACCGCTTCGATTTCCTCTACGCCCGGCGGGTGAAGGGGATGAAGTCCAGCGCGGTGCGCGACCTGATGGACGGCTCCTCGCGCCCCGGGATCATCTCGCTCGCCGGAGGTTTCCCGGACACCAGGGCATTCGGCGAGGAGGCCCTGCGAGAGATCTTCTCCTCAATCAGCCGCGACTCGGCGCTGGCGCTGCAGTACGGTCCGACCGGCGGGATAGAGAGCACCAAGGACGTCATCGTCGAGGTGATGGCCGAGGAGGGCATACCGGCCCGCCAGGAGAACGTCTTCGTAACCACCGGGGCCCAGCAGGCGCTCGACCTGGTCGGCAAGGCCTTCCTCGACGAGGGGGACATGATCCTCTGCGAGGGCCCGACCTACGTGGGGGCGCTGAACGCCTTCGCCTCCTACGGTCCGCAGGTCGTGCACGTACCGATGGACCGCTCGGGCATGATCGTCTCGAAGGCCCGGGAGATCCTGGAGGATGCGAGAAGGCGCGGCATCCGCCCGAAGTTCATCTACACGGTCCCCAACTTCCACAACCCAGCGGGTGTGACGATGAGCGAGGCGAGGCGCAGGGAGCTGCTCGAGCTGGCGCGAAAGTTCGACCTCGTCATCGTCGAGGACAACCCCTACGGTATGCTGCGCTTCGAGGGAGATCCGCTCCCCTCGCTCGCGGCGATCGAACAGGAGGAGGACGGCGAGGTCGGGCGGGTCATCTACCTGGGGACCTTCTCCAAGATCTTCGCCCCCGGCGTGAGGCTCGGGTGGGTGCACGCCCAGCCGGGGATAATCCACAAGATAAACGTGGGCAAGCAGGGCGCGGACCTGTGCTCCTCGAACCTTTCGCAGATGATCATCTCGACCTACTTCCGGGAGGGCGACTGGAAGGGCTACGTTCGGCGGCAGATAGAGATCTACCGCGAACGCCTGAGGACGATGCTCGACTCCCTGGCGGAATACATGCCGAAGGAGGTCCACTGGACCCACCCAAGAGGCGGCCTCTTCGTGTGGGTGACGCTCCCCTCCTACCTGGACGCGAGCGCGATGCTGCCGCGGGCGGTCGCGGGCGGCGTCGCCTACGTACCCGGAGAAGGCTTCTACGCCGACGGCTCGGGCCGGAACTGCATGCGGCTCAACTTCTCCTTCGTCGAACCCGAGAGGATAAGGCGCGGCATAGAGCTGCTCTCCGGGGTCATAAGAGACCGCATGGAGCTCAGAAGCGCGCTCGAGAGGGGAGCCAGGGGATCGTCCCGTGAGAAGAGCGCCGACCGCTCCCGTCAGGCGGCGGGCCGGGAGGAGGGGTAG
- a CDS encoding non-canonical purine NTP pyrophosphatase — protein MDPIFVTSNPDKRREVEDILGMKLLSASPEVHEIQHLDFAEVARAKAASARDALGDPPEPVIVEDSGIVFRAWNGLPGAFSRWFLEAVGVEGMLGMLSGERDRRALAVCVVAVSMRGEGIKTFRGEVQGEVATAPRGAGGFGWDPIFVPEGSSLTYAEMGEVKHEDSHRARAFREAGRWLARRG, from the coding sequence ATGGACCCGATCTTCGTCACATCCAACCCGGACAAACGCCGGGAGGTGGAGGACATCCTCGGCATGAAGCTGCTCTCCGCCTCGCCGGAGGTTCACGAGATCCAACACCTCGATTTCGCCGAGGTGGCCCGCGCGAAGGCGGCCTCGGCCCGCGACGCCCTCGGCGATCCGCCGGAGCCCGTCATCGTGGAGGATTCCGGCATCGTCTTCCGCGCCTGGAACGGACTCCCGGGCGCGTTCAGCCGCTGGTTTCTGGAGGCGGTGGGGGTGGAGGGGATGCTCGGGATGCTCTCCGGTGAGCGCGACCGCCGGGCGCTCGCCGTCTGCGTGGTCGCCGTCTCGATGAGGGGGGAGGGGATCAAAACCTTCCGCGGCGAGGTCCAGGGAGAGGTGGCGACGGCTCCGCGGGGTGCCGGCGGCTTCGGCTGGGACCCCATCTTCGTCCCCGAAGGTTCCTCCCTGACCTACGCCGAGATGGGGGAGGTCAAGCACGAGGATTCTCATCGGGCGAGGGCGTTCAGGGAGGCGGGCCGGTGGCTTGCGAGGAGGGGCTGA
- the pdhA gene encoding pyruvate dehydrogenase (acetyl-transferring) E1 component subunit alpha — MPAKDGRSENGDVGARGEGAVATTPENLAELYQKMVLIRAFEDACQRAFRQGKIGGYLHVYTGEEAVATGFLDAYREGDRVITAYRDHPHALLLGASPGEVMAELYGKRTGLVKGKGGSMHLFDVKRGLMGGYGIVGGHIPVGVGLAYALKYQNTDHIVQLFLGDGAINQGAFHEAANLAGLWGKDEMCPCLFIIENNQYGMGTSVERATAMTDLAAKFDSYAIEHEKVDGMDLLAVLECAHRATERVRESGRPYAVEAITYRIAPHGAADFLEKYRTKEEVEKWRERDPIGMVEKRLLDSGDLDEERIEEIKQEAKREVEEAVRFAEESEEPPAEELYTDVYAGEGEE, encoded by the coding sequence ATGCCGGCTAAAGACGGACGCTCGGAGAACGGTGACGTAGGGGCCCGCGGCGAGGGAGCCGTGGCGACCACCCCGGAGAATCTGGCCGAGCTATACCAGAAGATGGTCCTGATCCGGGCCTTCGAGGACGCCTGTCAGAGGGCCTTCCGTCAGGGCAAGATCGGCGGGTATCTGCACGTCTACACGGGCGAGGAGGCCGTGGCGACCGGCTTCCTCGACGCCTACCGCGAGGGCGACAGGGTGATAACTGCCTACCGCGACCACCCGCACGCCCTGCTCCTGGGAGCCTCGCCCGGCGAGGTCATGGCCGAGCTCTACGGCAAGCGGACCGGGCTCGTGAAGGGCAAGGGCGGGTCGATGCACCTCTTCGACGTCAAGCGCGGTCTCATGGGCGGCTACGGCATCGTCGGAGGGCACATCCCCGTCGGGGTCGGGCTCGCCTACGCCCTCAAGTACCAGAACACCGACCACATCGTCCAGCTCTTCCTCGGCGACGGGGCGATCAACCAGGGCGCCTTCCACGAGGCGGCGAACCTGGCCGGTCTCTGGGGCAAGGACGAGATGTGCCCCTGCCTGTTCATAATCGAGAACAACCAGTACGGCATGGGCACCTCGGTCGAGCGGGCCACCGCGATGACCGACCTGGCGGCCAAGTTCGACTCCTACGCGATCGAGCACGAGAAGGTCGATGGCATGGACCTCCTCGCCGTCCTCGAGTGCGCCCACCGGGCCACCGAACGGGTGCGCGAGAGCGGAAGGCCCTACGCGGTCGAGGCCATCACCTACAGGATCGCGCCGCACGGGGCGGCCGACTTCCTCGAGAAGTACCGCACCAAGGAAGAGGTCGAGAAGTGGCGCGAGCGAGACCCGATAGGCATGGTCGAGAAGCGGCTGCTGGATTCGGGTGATCTCGACGAGGAGAGGATAGAGGAGATAAAGCAGGAGGCCAAACGAGAGGTGGAGGAGGCCGTGAGGTTCGCCGAAGAGAGCGAGGAGCCACCCGCCGAGGAGCTCTACACCGACGTCTACGCTGGGGAGGGGGAGGAGTAG
- a CDS encoding alpha-ketoacid dehydrogenase subunit beta yields MAETKTYREALREAMVHEMDRDESVILMGEDIGVYGGTHLITDGLYDKYGPRRVIDTPISENGFTGAAVGMAMMGMRPVVEMMTWNFSFLAADQIIQNAAKVRYFSGGQVKVPLVIRGPNGGGVQLSAQHTHSLESFYGHFPGLKVVAPVTPNDAKGMMLTAIRDDNCVIFLEAGALYGTKGEVEEGDNAVPFGKARIAREGSDVTLIAYGRQVNLCLRAAETLEEEDGVDAEVIDLRSLRPFDEDAIVESVKKTHRAVAVEEQWRWFGVASEVAAIIQEKAFDYLDAPVERVSGAETPAPYARNLELLAFPSEKEVANAARWALYMEEK; encoded by the coding sequence ATGGCCGAGACCAAGACCTACCGGGAGGCCCTCAGGGAGGCCATGGTCCACGAGATGGACCGGGACGAGAGCGTCATCCTGATGGGCGAGGACATCGGCGTCTACGGCGGGACCCACCTCATCACCGACGGGCTCTACGACAAGTACGGTCCCCGGCGGGTCATAGACACCCCCATCTCCGAGAACGGCTTCACCGGGGCGGCGGTCGGGATGGCGATGATGGGGATGCGGCCCGTGGTCGAGATGATGACCTGGAACTTCTCGTTCCTCGCGGCCGACCAGATCATCCAGAACGCCGCCAAGGTGCGCTACTTCTCCGGCGGGCAGGTCAAGGTGCCGCTCGTGATCCGCGGTCCCAACGGAGGGGGCGTCCAGCTCTCCGCCCAGCACACCCACTCGCTGGAGAGCTTCTACGGGCACTTCCCGGGTCTGAAGGTCGTCGCCCCGGTGACCCCGAACGACGCCAAGGGGATGATGCTCACCGCCATCCGGGACGACAACTGCGTGATCTTCCTGGAGGCCGGAGCGCTCTACGGGACCAAGGGCGAGGTCGAGGAGGGCGACAACGCCGTGCCGTTCGGCAAGGCCAGAATCGCCCGCGAGGGCTCGGACGTGACGCTCATCGCCTACGGGCGGCAGGTCAACCTGTGCCTGCGGGCGGCCGAGACGCTCGAAGAGGAGGATGGCGTGGACGCGGAGGTGATAGACCTCCGCTCGCTACGCCCCTTCGACGAGGATGCCATAGTCGAGTCGGTGAAGAAGACGCACCGGGCCGTGGCGGTCGAGGAGCAGTGGCGCTGGTTCGGGGTGGCGAGCGAGGTCGCGGCGATCATCCAGGAGAAGGCCTTCGACTACCTCGACGCGCCGGTCGAACGGGTGAGCGGAGCCGAGACCCCCGCACCATACGCGCGCAACCTGGAGCTTCTGGCCTTCCCGAGCGAGAAGGAAGTCGCGAACGCCGCCCGGTGGGCTCTCTACATGGAGGAGAAGTAA
- a CDS encoding dihydrolipoamide acetyltransferase family protein, whose protein sequence is MIMPKMGDAMEEGTLLRWLKSQGDEVEAGEPIAEIETDKVTMELEAEDSGTLAELYAEEGQDVPVGEAIAFIAGEGEEVPERGGGEEREETPAEEGGSGGDPEAATATREEERPAPSTQRTDGHFRASPIVRRLARENNLDLSKIKGTGPQGRIVERDVRAALERGGAEAAEEREEAAPRPAPAPEPAGEPGTELVQPSRMQKIIGERMQQAKREIPHFYATIEADVGELAQLRRDLNERLADEGIKLSVNDFVMKACALALRKFPMLNALWTGDGIEVHERVDLAMAVALESGLITPVIRDAANKTLSAISAEAKDLASRARDGKLRPEEYQGGTFTVSNMGMFGVESFSAIINPPQAAIVAVSSIVRRPGFDEEGNVVPVDSMKLTLSADHRIVNGAEGAQYMAEVRRLLENPMLLVV, encoded by the coding sequence GTGATCATGCCCAAGATGGGCGACGCCATGGAGGAAGGCACCCTCCTCCGCTGGCTCAAGAGCCAGGGGGACGAGGTGGAGGCCGGGGAGCCGATAGCCGAGATCGAGACCGACAAGGTCACGATGGAGCTCGAGGCCGAGGACTCGGGTACCCTGGCCGAGCTCTACGCCGAGGAGGGGCAGGACGTCCCCGTCGGCGAGGCGATAGCCTTCATCGCCGGCGAGGGTGAGGAGGTGCCCGAGCGCGGCGGCGGGGAGGAGCGGGAGGAGACCCCGGCCGAAGAGGGTGGATCGGGTGGAGACCCCGAGGCCGCCACGGCCACCCGCGAGGAGGAGCGTCCCGCCCCGTCCACCCAGCGCACCGACGGGCACTTCCGCGCCTCGCCGATCGTGCGGCGCCTGGCGCGTGAGAACAACCTCGACCTCTCCAAGATAAAGGGCACCGGTCCCCAGGGGCGCATCGTCGAGCGCGACGTGCGGGCGGCCCTGGAGAGGGGAGGAGCGGAGGCGGCTGAGGAGCGGGAGGAGGCCGCTCCACGCCCGGCCCCGGCGCCGGAGCCTGCCGGCGAGCCGGGCACCGAGCTCGTGCAGCCGAGCCGGATGCAGAAGATCATCGGCGAGCGGATGCAGCAGGCCAAGCGCGAGATACCCCACTTCTACGCGACGATCGAGGCGGACGTCGGGGAGCTCGCACAGCTGCGGCGCGACCTCAACGAGAGGCTCGCCGACGAGGGGATAAAGCTCTCGGTGAACGACTTCGTGATGAAGGCGTGCGCGCTGGCGCTGAGGAAGTTCCCGATGCTCAACGCACTGTGGACCGGCGACGGGATAGAGGTGCACGAGAGGGTCGACCTCGCGATGGCCGTCGCGCTCGAGTCCGGGCTCATCACCCCGGTCATAAGGGATGCGGCGAACAAGACCCTCTCTGCGATCTCCGCGGAGGCCAAGGACCTCGCCTCCCGGGCGCGTGACGGGAAGCTCAGGCCCGAGGAGTACCAGGGCGGCACCTTCACCGTCTCGAACATGGGCATGTTCGGGGTGGAGAGCTTCTCGGCGATCATAAACCCGCCGCAGGCCGCGATCGTCGCGGTCTCGAGCATCGTCCGGCGCCCCGGCTTCGACGAGGAGGGGAACGTCGTGCCGGTGGACTCCATGAAGCTCACGCTCTCCGCCGACCACCGCATCGTCAACGGGGCCGAGGGGGCGCAGTACATGGCCGAGGTCAGGCGTCTTCTGGAGAACCCGATGCTGCTCGTGGTCTGA
- the fusA gene encoding elongation factor G encodes MAPEPSTIRNVCLIGHRGSGKTSLAEGMISLASGRGSVSRGVLDHTEEESEHGMTLGMNMATLEWKGRQVNVLDTPGDGGFIGDAFVAQRAADCAILVVHAQDPIQVVTERVWRRGEKEDIPHIIVVNHLDRERTDFGEVLERLRERFGQHVVPMNLPVGREGDLRGVYGLLSQTAYVDGGQSQSIPEGMEEEVERARLQILETIAESDDSLLEKYLEGEELSTEEMFEGLRRGIADGVIIPVLAASAERMIGVDRLLDMIAGSAPSPLDRSRWVDEEGREFSCDPEGPFAAYVFKTYVDPFSGRLSVMRVVSGRCRSDEALVNPRTGSNERLGGISHLVGKERVGVDEAVAGDIIAVAKLKDTATFDTLCRPESPVRFPAVELPEPTAAFAVRAKARGEEEKVFDAIRRIVDEDPSLRLERSEDTGEDIFSGLTQMHVEIALERIGRRYGVEVEAEEPRVPLKETISTSSKAQGRYKKQTGGRGQYGDCHIEISPLPRGAGFEFVDEIVGGAIPRQFIPAVEKGVLEAMREGPIAGYPVVDVRVRLYDGSYHSVDSSEMAFKMAGSIAFKNAVENARPVLLEPYVKVEILAPTELVGDIMGDLSGRRGRPMGMDPRGERQLIQAEVPQIEMRTYARDLRSISGGRANFHVEFSHYEEVPQNMVEKVLAANEREEAGQKVG; translated from the coding sequence GTGGCGCCAGAACCATCGACCATCCGCAACGTCTGCCTCATCGGACACCGGGGAAGCGGCAAGACGTCTCTGGCGGAGGGCATGATCTCGCTCGCATCCGGCAGGGGGTCCGTATCGAGAGGGGTCCTCGACCACACCGAGGAGGAGTCCGAGCACGGGATGACCCTCGGCATGAACATGGCCACCCTCGAGTGGAAGGGGCGCCAGGTCAATGTCCTCGACACCCCGGGCGACGGGGGTTTCATCGGGGACGCGTTCGTCGCCCAGCGGGCGGCCGACTGCGCCATCCTGGTCGTGCACGCGCAGGACCCGATCCAGGTGGTGACCGAGCGCGTCTGGCGGCGGGGCGAGAAGGAGGACATCCCGCACATCATCGTGGTCAACCACCTCGACCGCGAGCGGACCGACTTCGGGGAGGTGCTGGAGCGGCTCCGGGAGAGGTTCGGCCAGCACGTCGTACCGATGAACCTGCCCGTCGGGCGCGAGGGGGATCTCCGCGGCGTCTACGGCCTGCTCAGCCAGACGGCCTACGTGGACGGCGGGCAGAGCCAGAGTATCCCCGAGGGGATGGAGGAAGAGGTCGAGCGGGCGCGGCTTCAGATCCTCGAGACGATCGCCGAGAGCGACGACAGCCTGCTCGAGAAGTACCTCGAAGGGGAGGAGCTCTCGACCGAGGAGATGTTCGAGGGGTTGAGGCGCGGGATCGCCGACGGTGTCATCATCCCGGTCCTGGCGGCGAGCGCGGAGCGCATGATCGGGGTGGACCGGCTGCTCGACATGATCGCCGGGAGCGCACCGAGCCCGCTCGACCGCTCGCGCTGGGTGGACGAGGAGGGGCGCGAATTCTCCTGCGACCCCGAGGGGCCCTTCGCCGCCTACGTCTTCAAAACCTACGTCGACCCGTTCTCCGGGCGGCTGAGCGTGATGCGGGTGGTGAGCGGGCGCTGTCGTTCGGATGAGGCGCTCGTGAACCCCCGCACCGGGTCGAACGAACGCCTCGGCGGGATCTCGCACCTGGTGGGCAAGGAACGCGTCGGGGTGGACGAGGCGGTCGCCGGGGACATCATCGCGGTCGCCAAGCTGAAGGACACCGCCACCTTCGACACCCTCTGTCGTCCTGAGTCGCCGGTGCGCTTCCCGGCGGTCGAGCTGCCGGAGCCTACGGCGGCGTTCGCCGTACGGGCGAAGGCCCGCGGCGAGGAGGAGAAGGTCTTCGACGCGATCCGCCGGATCGTCGACGAGGACCCCTCGCTCCGCCTCGAGCGGTCGGAGGACACTGGGGAGGACATCTTCTCCGGGCTCACCCAGATGCACGTGGAGATAGCACTCGAGCGCATAGGACGCCGCTACGGGGTCGAGGTCGAGGCCGAAGAGCCGAGGGTGCCCCTCAAGGAGACGATCTCCACGAGTTCGAAGGCGCAGGGTCGCTACAAGAAACAGACCGGCGGCCGGGGCCAGTACGGCGACTGCCACATCGAGATCTCCCCGCTGCCCCGCGGCGCGGGCTTCGAGTTCGTCGACGAGATCGTCGGCGGCGCCATCCCCCGGCAGTTCATCCCCGCCGTCGAGAAGGGGGTGCTCGAGGCGATGCGCGAGGGACCGATCGCCGGTTACCCGGTCGTCGACGTGCGCGTCCGGCTCTACGACGGGAGCTACCACTCGGTCGACTCCTCGGAGATGGCGTTCAAGATGGCCGGTTCCATAGCGTTCAAGAACGCCGTCGAGAACGCCCGTCCCGTCCTCTTGGAGCCCTACGTCAAGGTCGAGATCCTCGCCCCGACCGAGCTCGTCGGGGACATCATGGGGGACCTCTCCGGGCGGCGCGGGCGTCCGATGGGGATGGACCCGCGGGGCGAGCGCCAGCTCATCCAGGCCGAGGTCCCGCAGATAGAGATGCGTACCTACGCCAGGGACCTCCGCTCGATCAGCGGCGGACGGGCCAACTTCCACGTCGAGTTCTCCCACTACGAGGAGGTCCCCCAGAACATGGTCGAGAAGGTCCTCGCCGCCAACGAGCGCGAGGAGGCCGGGCAGAAGGTCGGCTGA